A region from the Tepidibacillus fermentans genome encodes:
- the def gene encoding peptide deformylase, translating to MAIRVILKDTDPLLREISKPVKEITPRIHKLLDDMAETMYDANGVGLAAPQIAILKRVIVIDVGDGLIELINPEVIEKDGEQVGPEGCLSVPGVVGKVKRPNHVKVKGLDRNGQEIIVEGTGLKARALLHEIDHLNGVLFTDLALELYKEELNI from the coding sequence ATGGCCATTCGAGTCATTTTAAAAGATACCGATCCATTACTTAGAGAAATTTCAAAACCTGTTAAAGAAATTACTCCAAGAATCCATAAATTGTTAGATGATATGGCTGAAACGATGTATGATGCGAATGGTGTTGGTTTAGCTGCACCGCAGATAGCCATTCTTAAACGAGTCATCGTCATCGATGTAGGTGATGGATTGATTGAATTGATCAATCCTGAAGTTATTGAAAAAGATGGTGAGCAAGTCGGTCCAGAAGGTTGTTTAAGTGTACCTGGAGTAGTAGGTAAGGTAAAACGACCAAACCATGTCAAGGTAAAAGGACTAGATCGTAACGGCCAAGAAATCATCGTGGAAGGTACTGGATTAAAAGCGCGGGCATTATTACATGAAATTGATCATTTGAATGGTGTACTATTTACAGATTTGGCATTAGAACTATATAAAGAAGAATTAAATATATAG
- the rpoZ gene encoding DNA-directed RNA polymerase subunit omega, translated as MLYPSIDKLLEKVESKYILVVAASKRARKLRDGEPLLISSPKSNKYVGKSLEEIYEDQVMIENNR; from the coding sequence ATGTTATATCCATCGATCGACAAACTATTAGAAAAGGTTGAAAGTAAGTATATTCTTGTCGTAGCAGCTTCTAAGCGAGCTCGAAAATTAAGAGACGGCGAACCACTACTCATCTCTTCACCTAAATCGAATAAATATGTGGGAAAGTCTTTAGAAGAAATCTATGAGGATCAAGTGATGATTGAAAACAATAGATAA
- the rlmN gene encoding 23S rRNA (adenine(2503)-C(2))-methyltransferase RlmN — MQKRNIYDFTIEEWKSWLKEHQEQGYRAEQIYQWLYVNRVDSIDEMSNLPQSLRAKIAEEFEFQALHTLTEHRSQDGTVKFLFQLHDGHAIETVIMKHNYGNSVCVTTQVGCRMGCTFCASTLGGVARNLTPGEIVAQVVESQKLLDRTGERVSSIVVMGSGEPFDNYDATIQFIKIVNEDKGLKIGQRHITVSTSGIVPRIYDFADLKWQVGFAVSLHAPNEELRTRLMPINKKYPIKELMEACHYYINTTKRRITFEYALMGNVNDQDEHARELAKLIQGMKCHVNLIPVNYVPERVYTRTPRNQIFRFKKILEDSNINVTIRREQGGDIEAACGQLRAKHMDLEFRL, encoded by the coding sequence ATGCAGAAAAGAAACATCTATGATTTTACAATCGAAGAATGGAAATCTTGGTTAAAAGAACATCAAGAACAAGGTTACCGTGCTGAACAAATCTATCAATGGTTATATGTAAACCGTGTTGATTCAATTGATGAAATGAGCAATCTTCCTCAATCGTTACGTGCAAAGATTGCTGAAGAGTTTGAATTTCAGGCTTTGCATACCTTGACAGAACATCGTTCTCAAGATGGAACAGTGAAATTTCTCTTTCAACTTCATGATGGACATGCTATTGAAACGGTCATTATGAAACATAATTATGGTAACTCCGTATGTGTGACTACACAGGTTGGATGTCGGATGGGATGTACTTTTTGTGCTTCTACTTTAGGTGGAGTAGCTCGGAACTTAACACCGGGTGAAATTGTTGCTCAAGTGGTCGAGTCGCAAAAATTATTAGATAGAACAGGTGAGAGAGTGAGTAGCATTGTGGTCATGGGATCAGGCGAACCATTTGATAATTATGATGCTACCATTCAATTTATAAAGATTGTGAATGAAGATAAAGGGTTGAAAATTGGGCAACGTCATATTACTGTCTCAACAAGTGGGATTGTTCCGCGAATTTATGATTTCGCGGATCTAAAATGGCAAGTGGGTTTCGCTGTTTCTTTACATGCACCAAATGAGGAACTAAGAACAAGATTGATGCCCATTAACAAGAAATATCCGATTAAGGAATTAATGGAAGCCTGTCATTACTATATCAATACGACGAAGCGAAGGATTACTTTTGAGTATGCCTTAATGGGAAATGTAAATGATCAGGATGAACATGCGCGAGAATTAGCAAAACTCATTCAAGGAATGAAATGCCATGTCAATTTGATTCCTGTGAATTATGTTCCAGAGAGAGTATATACAAGAACACCAAGAAATCAAATTTTTCGGTTCAAAAAGATTCTTGAAGATTCTAATATTAATGTTACGATTAGACGTGAACAAGGTGGGGATATTGAAGCAGCTTGTGGCCAGCTACGTGCAAAACATATGGATCTAGAATTTCGGTTATAA
- the fmt gene encoding methionyl-tRNA formyltransferase yields MRIVFMGTPDFAVPSLQSLVDHGYNVVGVVTQPDRPKGRKQILTPSPVKELAIKLGLEVFQPERIKREEAIEHVLSWKPDLIVTAAYGQIIPEPLLFTPKFKAINVHASLLPKYRGAAPIHQSIIHGEKETGVTIMYMVKELDAGDILSQAKVVIESDDTVGTLHDKLSQVGKNLLIETIKKIEEGTIHPIPQDDHLATYAPMIKREDERIVWNKTSTQIYNQIRGMNPWPVAFTTYKGQNVKVWWAEPFPYHHETEPGTILRVTKDQLLVATKDGAIELKEIQPAGKKKMDIVSFLQGAQVQEGEKLGEINEQEVDS; encoded by the coding sequence ATGAGAATTGTTTTCATGGGGACTCCTGATTTTGCAGTCCCTTCTTTGCAATCACTAGTCGATCATGGATATAATGTCGTTGGTGTGGTAACTCAACCCGATCGTCCAAAGGGGAGGAAACAAATCCTAACCCCATCTCCTGTTAAAGAGTTAGCGATTAAATTAGGATTAGAGGTGTTTCAACCTGAGCGAATCAAACGTGAAGAAGCGATTGAACATGTTCTGAGCTGGAAGCCAGATTTAATAGTTACTGCTGCTTATGGGCAGATTATACCTGAGCCTTTACTTTTCACTCCTAAGTTTAAAGCAATAAATGTGCATGCCTCATTATTACCAAAATATCGTGGGGCTGCACCTATTCATCAAAGTATTATTCATGGGGAAAAAGAAACAGGGGTTACCATCATGTATATGGTAAAGGAACTAGATGCAGGTGATATTTTATCTCAAGCAAAAGTAGTGATTGAATCCGATGATACAGTAGGAACTCTTCACGATAAATTAAGTCAAGTAGGAAAAAACCTGCTCATTGAAACGATCAAAAAAATTGAGGAAGGTACGATTCACCCGATCCCTCAAGATGATCATTTGGCAACCTATGCACCAATGATAAAAAGAGAAGATGAAAGAATCGTTTGGAATAAGACAAGCACTCAAATCTATAACCAAATTCGTGGGATGAATCCATGGCCTGTTGCTTTTACTACTTATAAAGGGCAGAACGTTAAAGTTTGGTGGGCAGAACCATTCCCATATCATCATGAGACAGAGCCAGGAACGATTTTACGAGTGACAAAGGATCAGCTTCTGGTTGCAACAAAGGATGGAGCAATAGAGTTAAAAGAAATTCAGCCTGCAGGAAAGAAAAAGATGGACATTGTTTCTTTCTTACAAGGAGCTCAAGTTCAAGAAGGGGAAAAATTAGGTGAAATCAATGAACAAGAAGTGGACAGCTAG
- the gmk gene encoding guanylate kinase, giving the protein MFVQKGLLIVLSGPSGVGKGTVCSVLRKEQSDIVYSVSATTRSPRIGEVEGINYFFKTREAFQQMIQNNELLEWAEYVGNYYGTPRRFVEETIQQGKDIILEIEVQGALKVKQTYPEGIFIFLIPPSLAELKNRIIHRGTENDENLIRRMNAAKEELKMLKYYDYAVVNDEISKAVKRIQAIIEAERLRKERILPYYEQWLKEEL; this is encoded by the coding sequence ATGTTTGTACAAAAAGGGCTTTTGATTGTTCTTTCTGGACCATCAGGCGTGGGTAAGGGTACTGTCTGTTCAGTCCTTCGCAAAGAACAATCAGATATTGTGTATTCTGTTTCTGCAACAACGAGATCACCTCGGATTGGAGAAGTAGAGGGAATTAATTATTTTTTTAAAACACGGGAAGCATTTCAGCAAATGATTCAAAACAATGAGTTATTAGAATGGGCAGAATACGTAGGAAACTACTACGGAACACCACGTCGTTTTGTAGAGGAAACCATTCAACAAGGGAAAGATATTATCCTTGAAATTGAGGTACAAGGAGCCTTAAAAGTTAAACAAACATATCCTGAAGGGATCTTTATTTTCTTGATACCTCCATCCTTAGCTGAATTAAAAAATCGGATTATCCATAGAGGAACGGAAAATGATGAGAATTTAATCAGGCGGATGAATGCGGCGAAAGAAGAACTAAAAATGTTAAAGTATTATGACTATGCCGTTGTGAATGATGAGATTAGTAAGGCAGTGAAACGAATTCAGGCGATTATCGAAGCTGAACGTTTACGAAAAGAACGGATCCTACCTTATTATGAACAATGGCTAAAGGAGGAACTTTAG
- the rsmB gene encoding 16S rRNA (cytosine(967)-C(5))-methyltransferase RsmB: MNKKWTAREVALDVLTKVDIHHSYSNLQLNQTLQKAQLSRTDANFATQVIYGTIQHLNRIDWMLMPFLRTPLEKLEPWVRNLLRISIYQIWYLDRIPPHAVVNEAVNIAKKRGHQGLSGMVNAILRNYLRKKDQLRIPDHLSVKEKIALEHSHPEWLVSRFIEDYGEEEAEQICRVNNLPPHHSIRINPLKISRDEMVKLLKEEYQDEIEVLPSPLSQQGIIVKGVGNLALSKWYEMGYFTVQDGSSMLVAEVLDPKPDMTVLDAAAAPGGKTTHIVEKMNDQGRIVAADLHKHKIRLIEEQQKRLGLHIIETILADARELKEHFSSIFDRILLDVPCSGLGVIRRKPDLKWAKTENQIQQITRVQREILETVAPLLKIGGVLVYSTCTMTKEENQNMILSFVNDHPEFELDPFLPRYLPQIVNDKLDASKGMIQILPHYFNTDGFFISRLIRK; encoded by the coding sequence ATGAACAAGAAGTGGACAGCTAGAGAGGTTGCTCTTGATGTACTGACAAAAGTAGATATCCATCATTCATATAGTAATTTACAATTGAATCAGACATTACAAAAGGCACAATTATCTCGTACCGATGCTAATTTTGCTACCCAAGTGATTTATGGGACGATTCAACATTTGAATCGGATCGATTGGATGTTAATGCCTTTTTTACGAACACCTTTAGAGAAGTTAGAACCATGGGTACGCAATCTACTGCGGATAAGTATTTATCAAATATGGTATCTGGACCGAATTCCTCCTCATGCTGTGGTCAATGAGGCGGTGAATATTGCCAAAAAGCGTGGCCATCAAGGGTTATCCGGGATGGTCAATGCTATCTTACGTAATTATTTGCGAAAGAAAGACCAACTCCGGATCCCTGATCATCTTTCTGTAAAAGAGAAAATTGCTCTCGAACACTCGCATCCAGAGTGGTTGGTTTCTCGTTTTATCGAGGATTATGGAGAAGAGGAAGCGGAACAGATTTGTAGAGTGAATAATTTACCACCCCATCATTCGATCCGAATAAATCCATTAAAAATATCAAGAGATGAAATGGTTAAACTTTTAAAAGAAGAATATCAAGATGAAATCGAAGTTTTGCCCTCACCACTGTCCCAACAAGGAATTATCGTAAAAGGTGTAGGAAATTTAGCTTTAAGTAAGTGGTATGAAATGGGGTATTTTACCGTTCAAGATGGCAGTTCGATGCTGGTAGCGGAAGTATTAGATCCAAAACCAGACATGACTGTACTTGATGCAGCAGCAGCTCCAGGGGGAAAAACGACACATATTGTAGAAAAAATGAATGATCAAGGTAGAATTGTTGCAGCCGATTTACATAAACATAAAATCCGTTTAATTGAAGAGCAGCAAAAGAGACTAGGATTACATATCATTGAAACGATTCTTGCAGATGCGAGGGAATTAAAAGAACATTTTTCATCTATATTTGATCGAATCTTATTAGATGTACCTTGTTCAGGATTGGGTGTGATTCGCAGAAAACCAGACTTAAAGTGGGCGAAGACGGAGAATCAAATACAACAAATTACAAGAGTACAACGGGAGATTCTTGAAACGGTTGCTCCATTACTAAAAATAGGCGGGGTTCTTGTATATAGTACTTGTACAATGACGAAAGAAGAGAATCAAAATATGATTCTTTCATTTGTAAATGATCATCCAGAATTTGAACTTGATCCATTTCTTCCGAGGTATTTACCTCAAATTGTCAATGACAAATTAGATGCAAGCAAAGGAATGATTCAGATTCTTCCTCATTATTTTAACACGGATGGTTTTTTTATTAGTCGACTCATTAGAAAGTAG
- the remA gene encoding extracellular matrix/biofilm regulator RemA — protein MSIKLINIGFGNIVSANRIISIVSPESAPIKRIIQEARDRSMLIDATYGRRTRAVIITDSDHVILSAVQPETVAHRLTSKEEMGEE, from the coding sequence ATGTCAATTAAATTAATCAACATTGGATTTGGGAATATTGTTTCAGCAAATCGAATTATTTCGATCGTAAGTCCTGAATCGGCACCAATTAAACGGATTATTCAAGAGGCAAGAGATCGAAGTATGCTGATTGATGCAACCTATGGTAGAAGAACTCGTGCAGTTATCATTACAGATAGTGATCATGTCATTCTATCTGCTGTTCAACCAGAAACTGTCGCACATCGTCTTACTTCTAAGGAAGAGATGGGAGAAGAATAA
- a CDS encoding YicC/YloC family endoribonuclease — MIKSMTGFGRKEASIGNKKITIEMKSVNHRYFETVFKMPKELLVLEDRLKKILQNYVKRGKIDIFITIEANETNQLIGINWNLAAQYIQLIKEFMEKFHLPGSVEVRDILSIPGLISNSVELTDLEDWKQDFLDLFEQTCRVLFAMRQVEGNTLMKDFSSRLNYINEVLKKVEAKAPTVIEEYREKLQARINEWLNGVVEIDEARLLNEVAFFTDKANIDEEVTRLKSHIDQFRLNLTIDEPVGRKLDFLVQEMNREANTIGSKANNLELSQYVIEIKSELEKIREQVQNVE, encoded by the coding sequence ATGATAAAGAGTATGACTGGATTCGGCCGAAAAGAAGCAAGTATAGGAAATAAAAAAATTACCATCGAGATGAAATCAGTCAATCACCGTTATTTCGAGACAGTATTTAAAATGCCAAAGGAATTGTTGGTTCTCGAGGATCGATTGAAAAAAATTTTGCAAAACTATGTCAAAAGAGGAAAAATTGATATTTTTATTACAATTGAAGCAAATGAAACCAACCAACTAATAGGTATTAATTGGAATCTGGCGGCACAATACATACAACTGATCAAAGAATTTATGGAAAAATTTCATCTACCAGGCAGCGTAGAGGTAAGAGATATCCTTTCCATCCCTGGTCTAATCAGTAATAGTGTCGAACTAACCGATCTAGAGGATTGGAAACAGGACTTTCTTGATTTATTTGAACAGACCTGCCGTGTTCTGTTTGCGATGCGGCAAGTTGAAGGAAATACTCTAATGAAGGATTTTTCTTCTCGCTTGAACTATATCAATGAAGTTTTAAAGAAAGTAGAGGCAAAAGCCCCCACAGTCATAGAGGAATATCGGGAAAAACTTCAAGCTAGAATCAATGAATGGTTAAATGGTGTTGTTGAAATCGATGAAGCTCGTCTCCTCAATGAGGTTGCTTTTTTTACAGATAAGGCGAATATTGATGAAGAGGTTACCCGATTAAAGAGCCATATCGATCAATTTCGTTTGAATTTAACGATAGACGAGCCTGTCGGCAGAAAGCTAGATTTCCTTGTTCAGGAGATGAATCGGGAAGCAAATACGATTGGTTCCAAGGCAAACAACCTAGAATTAAGCCAATATGTGATCGAAATAAAGAGTGAACTTGAAAAAATAAGGGAACAAGTTCAAAATGTAGAGTAA
- the priA gene encoding primosomal protein N': MYATVVIDIPDLKHQGFDYQIPEPYRSTIQVGSRVLVPLTNRLVQGYVVDIHETTEVGKIRPIHEVLDIIPSLSQEMIQLGKWMSEYYVSQLFRTYQILLPAALKTKMEEYIIIGNKELSDLTLIEIEIMDWIRPRQPVSIKKLLGSFPGNEKIIKELIQSGVLELQREFKDKTAKKKIPYLKSRLTLEQLLLEIAALPKQAIKQKMVLEYFISREIDEVSLSQLLSELKITRSTIQLLVKKGNFTIIEKEEYRDPYKDRVFQDKKITLTPMQDQVLRKIIDSMENQRTVPFLLHGITGSGKTEIYLSAIQHALEQGKDSILLVPEISLTPQMVERFKGRFGELVAVMHSRMSQGERYDEWRRIQKGNAKIVVGARSAIFAPFRNLGLIIIDEEHESSYKQEEHPKYHARDIAIWRAKYHHATLVLGSATPSMESYYQASKQNYQLLELPERVFGSQLPTVHIVDMREQLRMGNRSMFSQMLQEKIEEKLEKKEQIVLFLNRRGYSTFVMCRSCGYVMKCPHCDISLTYHHSDRSLRCHYCGYTEHQPKLCPECHSPYIRYFGTGTQKVEEELTKRFPGVRVIRMDVDTTSKKGAHERLLNVFKNEQADILLGTQMIAKGLDFPKVTLVGVISADSLLRLPDFRSAERTFQLLTQVSGRAGRHQLPGDVIIQTYDPEHYSIEHASHHDYNSFFRKELEQRNLLHYPPFTRMILIQFSHENLMLAMKAIERFARELKGMLKISAEVLGPVAAPIPKIKDRYRFQCVVKYNDEYFIVNKAIHRAIQVVNESIKDRKILIQVDVDPYMLL, from the coding sequence GTGTACGCAACGGTCGTGATTGATATACCAGATTTAAAACACCAAGGGTTTGACTATCAAATTCCTGAACCTTATCGGTCGACGATACAAGTGGGAAGTCGTGTACTCGTTCCTTTAACCAATCGTCTGGTTCAGGGTTATGTCGTAGATATTCATGAAACGACTGAAGTGGGAAAGATAAGGCCGATCCATGAGGTTCTCGATATCATTCCCTCATTAAGTCAAGAGATGATTCAACTAGGAAAATGGATGAGTGAATATTATGTAAGTCAATTGTTTCGTACTTATCAAATTCTCCTACCCGCTGCTCTAAAAACAAAGATGGAAGAATATATTATCATCGGGAATAAAGAACTATCGGATTTGACGTTGATTGAAATAGAAATTATGGACTGGATACGACCACGTCAACCCGTAAGCATCAAGAAATTGCTAGGGAGTTTTCCAGGGAATGAGAAAATCATTAAAGAGCTGATTCAATCAGGTGTTTTAGAATTACAAAGGGAATTTAAAGACAAAACAGCAAAGAAAAAGATACCATACTTGAAGTCTCGTTTAACGTTAGAACAATTATTATTAGAAATCGCCGCTTTACCAAAGCAAGCAATAAAACAAAAAATGGTTCTTGAATATTTTATCAGTCGTGAAATCGATGAAGTGAGTCTTTCTCAATTACTCTCTGAATTAAAAATAACACGCAGTACAATTCAGTTATTGGTAAAAAAAGGTAATTTTACCATCATAGAAAAAGAAGAATATCGGGATCCTTATAAGGATCGCGTTTTTCAAGATAAGAAAATCACGTTAACTCCGATGCAAGATCAAGTTCTTCGAAAAATTATTGACTCGATGGAAAATCAACGAACGGTCCCTTTTCTCCTTCATGGAATTACAGGAAGTGGGAAAACAGAAATCTATCTGAGTGCAATTCAACACGCACTTGAACAGGGAAAAGATTCTATATTATTAGTACCCGAAATCTCTTTAACACCGCAGATGGTAGAGCGGTTTAAGGGAAGATTTGGTGAATTGGTTGCTGTGATGCACAGCAGAATGTCTCAAGGGGAGCGTTATGATGAATGGCGACGGATTCAAAAAGGTAATGCGAAGATTGTCGTTGGTGCTAGGTCAGCGATCTTTGCTCCTTTTCGAAACTTGGGCCTTATTATTATTGATGAGGAGCATGAGAGTTCCTATAAACAAGAAGAACATCCAAAATACCATGCTCGTGATATTGCAATTTGGCGAGCCAAATATCATCATGCCACATTGGTTCTTGGAAGTGCGACCCCTTCGATGGAATCTTATTATCAAGCGTCAAAACAAAACTATCAACTATTAGAATTACCTGAACGAGTGTTTGGTAGTCAGTTGCCGACGGTACACATTGTGGATATGCGAGAGCAACTGCGGATGGGAAATCGATCCATGTTTAGCCAAATGTTACAAGAGAAGATCGAAGAAAAATTAGAGAAAAAAGAACAAATCGTCTTGTTTCTGAATCGTCGAGGTTATTCCACTTTTGTGATGTGTCGTTCTTGTGGCTATGTGATGAAATGTCCTCATTGTGATATATCCTTAACCTATCATCATTCTGACCGATCATTACGTTGTCACTATTGTGGTTATACAGAACATCAACCAAAACTATGCCCAGAGTGTCATAGTCCTTATATACGTTATTTTGGTACGGGCACACAGAAAGTAGAAGAAGAACTAACAAAACGTTTCCCAGGAGTTCGTGTCATTCGTATGGATGTAGATACGACGAGTAAAAAGGGAGCGCACGAACGATTGCTGAATGTCTTTAAGAATGAACAAGCAGATATTCTTCTCGGTACACAAATGATTGCTAAAGGTCTCGATTTTCCAAAAGTGACATTAGTCGGGGTTATTTCTGCCGACTCTCTATTGCGTCTTCCCGATTTTCGCTCAGCAGAACGCACGTTTCAACTATTAACTCAAGTAAGTGGAAGAGCAGGAAGACACCAATTACCTGGAGACGTTATCATCCAAACCTATGATCCTGAACATTACAGTATTGAACATGCGAGTCATCATGATTATAACTCCTTTTTTAGGAAAGAATTAGAACAGCGAAATCTATTACATTATCCACCCTTTACAAGAATGATTCTCATTCAATTTAGCCATGAGAATCTTATGCTCGCAATGAAAGCAATTGAACGGTTTGCAAGAGAACTAAAGGGTATGTTGAAAATTTCTGCCGAGGTTTTGGGACCTGTTGCAGCACCTATTCCAAAGATCAAAGATAGATATCGATTTCAATGCGTGGTAAAATATAATGATGAATATTTTATAGTCAATAAAGCGATTCATCGAGCCATTCAAGTTGTGAATGAATCGATCAAAGATCGAAAAATACTCATCCAAGTAGATGTCGATCCATATATGCTTTTATAG
- the coaBC gene encoding bifunctional phosphopantothenoylcysteine decarboxylase/phosphopantothenate--cysteine ligase CoaBC — protein MKGKNILLGVSGGIAAYKAAILVSQLTKKGANVQVVMTESATKFITPLTLQTLSRNEVYLDTFAEKNPKVVSHIDIADRADLVIIAPATANIIAKLAHGIADDMLSTTLLAVQSPIIIAPAMNVHMYDHPAVKENIRILKSRGVRFIEPNAGLLACGYVGKGRLAEPEEIVAAIESYFQSSQDFKGKTFLITAGATREKIDPVRFFTNRSTGKMGYAFAEAVVERGGKVILVSGKTSLSVPANVEMILVESAEEMYQAVMNQLDNADVIIKAAAVADYRPKVVYDQKFKKGEGDWIIEMERTKDVALEVGKRKKDHQLLIGFAAESEDVIERAKGKLKKKNMDMIIANHILLEGAGFEGDTNIVTLITKEGEQIDYPMMSKKELAHQILNQIILRLEGKSQSVRNGRD, from the coding sequence ATGAAAGGTAAAAATATTCTTTTAGGGGTATCGGGAGGAATCGCAGCTTATAAGGCAGCAATTCTAGTTAGTCAACTAACCAAAAAAGGCGCCAATGTTCAAGTGGTAATGACGGAATCAGCTACAAAATTTATCACACCGCTTACCTTACAAACCCTATCTCGGAATGAAGTGTATCTCGATACATTTGCTGAAAAAAATCCCAAAGTGGTCTCTCACATCGATATTGCGGATCGGGCTGATTTAGTCATTATCGCCCCCGCTACAGCTAATATCATCGCAAAGTTGGCACATGGAATTGCTGATGATATGCTATCAACCACTTTATTAGCAGTACAATCACCCATTATTATTGCTCCAGCGATGAATGTACATATGTATGATCATCCTGCGGTAAAAGAGAACATTCGAATCCTAAAATCAAGAGGAGTACGTTTCATTGAGCCAAATGCAGGATTATTGGCTTGTGGTTATGTAGGTAAAGGTCGTTTGGCAGAACCGGAAGAAATTGTTGCCGCAATTGAGTCATATTTTCAAAGTTCCCAAGATTTTAAAGGAAAAACTTTTCTGATTACAGCAGGTGCAACTCGAGAAAAAATTGACCCTGTTCGTTTTTTTACCAATCGTTCTACAGGGAAGATGGGGTATGCGTTTGCAGAAGCAGTTGTAGAACGTGGTGGAAAGGTGATTCTTGTTTCAGGGAAAACCAGCCTTTCAGTTCCAGCAAATGTTGAAATGATTTTAGTTGAATCCGCTGAAGAGATGTACCAAGCGGTGATGAACCAATTAGATAATGCAGATGTAATCATTAAAGCAGCAGCTGTGGCAGATTATCGACCTAAAGTCGTCTACGATCAAAAATTTAAAAAGGGAGAAGGCGACTGGATCATAGAAATGGAACGAACAAAAGATGTTGCATTAGAAGTAGGAAAAAGGAAAAAAGATCATCAATTATTAATCGGTTTTGCTGCAGAATCGGAAGATGTCATCGAACGAGCAAAAGGAAAGTTAAAGAAAAAAAATATGGATATGATTATCGCGAATCATATATTACTAGAAGGTGCGGGGTTTGAAGGGGATACGAATATTGTGACTTTGATCACGAAAGAGGGAGAGCAAATTGACTACCCCATGATGAGTAAAAAAGAACTGGCACATCAAATCCTGAATCAAATCATACTCCGTTTGGAAGGAAAGAGTCAAAGTGTACGCAACGGTCGTGATTGA